In Sphingomonas sp. LT1P40, the DNA window TCGAGCGCACCGAGACCGATCACGACCTCCGCCGCCAGCACGATCGCGATCGCCAGCCCGAACAGCGCATAGCGGACAAACCCGGCGCGCAATTCGGCAAAGTCGATGTCGAGCATCATGACGACGAACAGGAACAGCACCGCGACCGCGCCGACATAGACGATGACGAGCAGCATCGCGATGAACTCCGCCCCCGCCAGCACCATCAGCCCGGCGGCGTTGAAGAACGCCAGGATCAGCCACAGCACGCTATGCACCGGGTTACGGGCGGTGATCGTCATCGCGGCGGACAGGATGACCATCGTGGCGAACAGGTAAAAGGCGATTGTCTGGATCACGAAATTTGAGGCCCCATCATTGCCGCGCGCTTAACGATACGGTGCATCGGCGGCAAGGTTCGCGGCGATCGCGCGTTCCCAGCGGTCGCCATTCGCGAGCAGCTTGTCCTTGTGATAGATCAGCTCTTCGCGCGTTTCGGTCGCGAATTCGAAATTCGGCCCCTCGACGATCGCATCGACCGGGCATGCCTCGGCGCACAGGCCGCAATAGATGCACTTGGTCATGTCGATATCGTAGCGCGTCGTGCGGCGGCTGCCGTCGTCGCGCGGCTCGGCCTCGATCGTGATCGCCAGCGCGGGGCAGATCGCCTCGCACAGCTTGCACGCGATGCAGCGCTCTTCGCCGTTCGGATAACGCCGCAACGCATGCTCACCCCGGAACCGCGGCGAGAGCGGATTCTTCTCGTATGGATAGTTGATCGTCGCCTTGGGCTTGAAGAAATACTGCAAGGTCAGCGCGTGCGCCTTGATGAATTCCCAAAGGGTGAAGGATCGGACGAGTTGGGCGACGCTCATGATCCCACCTTCACACTTTTAGAACCGCAAATCACATATCGGCTGGAAACAATCTTCGGATGCGCATTTTTCGTTAGCGTGATAGCGATCACCGCCTCTCCGCTAGCGGCATCAACCGTAGCAATCTCTGGGTCCATTTTCCCCTCGGTCACTCCGACAAAACTTATGTGAAACGAAACATTCCCCTCAAACGGACCAGGCAGTTGGATCTGCGCGCGCTTCATTGAAATCGCGCCAACGTCGTCGTCTTGATACCGCGCTGCTGCTGCCGAAGCCCCGTATATCGACTTTGACTTTCGTCCGACGCTCAGCGTGAGACAATGGTCTGGCCAGCTTGTCCGATCTAGCAAGTCCACGATCTTGAGATCGACAAGCTTGGTTGGCGGCTGCACTTCACGCCCGCAGGAACCGAACGCCACGATCATTGGGCGGCCCCGCTCTCGGGTTCCATACAGAGTTACTGATTTTGCTCCGCGCTCGTCCGAGGTTTCTCTAACGTCTAATTCGAACCTCACGTCGTCCTTCGCAAAAACATAGACGAAACGATTGTGCTTCGCCTCATAAGTCTGCGCAGCTGTATTATCCAGACCTCCAATTGACACGGTGGTCACGTCGCCCGGTCGAATCGTAAGAGGAAAATCGATTCCCGATGGCGTGATCAGCGAACAGGTCGTTGTTGCCAACAGCGGATCAGACACCGGCGACGAGGCAGCCAAGCCAAAAAGCAGGGTTCCTAGAACGCTCACAGCCCCACCCGCTGAACCATCAGCCAGCCGGAAATCAGGAACACGAAGATCAGCGACAACGGCAGGAAAATCTTCCAGCCCAGCCGCATCAGCTGGTCATAGCGGTAGCGCGGGACGGTCGCCTTCACCCAGCTGAAGACGAAGAAGAAGAACAGGATCTTCGCGAACAGCCAGATGATGCCCGGCACATAATAGAGCGGCGCCCAGTCGATCGGGGGCAGATAGCCGCCCCAGAACAGGATCGCGTTGAGCGTGCACATCAGGATGACGTTGGCGTACTCGCCCAGCCAGTAGAGCGCGAACGCCATCGACGAATATTCGGTCTGATAGCCCGCAACCAGCTCCGACTCCGCCTCGGTCAGATCGAACGGCGCGCGAGCGGTCTCTGCCAGCGAGGAGATCAGGAACACCACCGCCATCGGGAACAGCAACGGGTTGAAGCCGAAGCCGTT includes these proteins:
- a CDS encoding NADH-quinone oxidoreductase subunit J; the encoded protein is MIQTIAFYLFATMVILSAAMTITARNPVHSVLWLILAFFNAAGLMVLAGAEFIAMLLVIVYVGAVAVLFLFVVMMLDIDFAELRAGFVRYALFGLAIAIVLAAEVVIGLGALDAGGITLSGVDSAVRIAPIDPAVPNIEAVGRLLYGRYLYIFEAAGFVLLVAMIGAIVLTHRQRGGVRTQNVSSQINRRQKDATRNVKPPVGQGVEL
- the nuoI gene encoding NADH-quinone oxidoreductase subunit NuoI; protein product: MSVAQLVRSFTLWEFIKAHALTLQYFFKPKATINYPYEKNPLSPRFRGEHALRRYPNGEERCIACKLCEAICPALAITIEAEPRDDGSRRTTRYDIDMTKCIYCGLCAEACPVDAIVEGPNFEFATETREELIYHKDKLLANGDRWERAIAANLAADAPYR